The Flavobacterium sp. HJ-32-4 genome contains a region encoding:
- a CDS encoding S8 family serine peptidase, with the protein MITPNNRFFNQQWGLRLIKAQQAWELLNGGPVVTGNANEIAFGSPDINIAIVDTGIETKNNVPVSKALNGDLINGNDKFLKNVVNESNSYFDFIDLITGSHGTEVGGVAAAKAQMASGLPYDGIAVVGVAPNCALYTLVNDNAIFRFIFMHGLAGLETTAGSPTLFPSFINSLNSAYNITSDLPSISPLFKKRNTTDQFKKLYEFLNNHYVDIFNLSLKLPNGASATGENYSKVFFNEITFLGRNGRGSVIVVGAGNDGADIEPAPGDFANEMAASNKAFVVGAVSVDDGYNWITGAPSPNTKKSSYSNYGNRIDICAPGGGGGRAGQENNEIFTTTVRGGGEFHDDSPLKIKLKSKYNKQEKTPVDPLKYAWVALEFDNTNGIFAGQYLSFGDFTTPNGYRKYQIYQDPAVVAVTHNVVVVPGMKKADYNMLVDAADFAASPVTPQTIVEFTPLYARVTQVFPDKKLLEVDNLNGAFSGSKVFIGSLGDVSVGHSRTIAANGITSGTSTIKLTSNVNASVGDFVVFESKSTKAVTMNSSGTKEITVQDVEGFFVGGRVYIESSSPSLHPFFTGGSIAGIDAATKKLTFSLPLSFSNAVPPASVDILVKNDATGNITPNFNGTSAATPFVSGVAALVLTANKELSAAEVKHIIKKTASSAATTSGAGIPAYSPNADGYPHSAHYGTGLVDAQAAVQLALNWHTDPNVQKPVMSFFDKADGSIVPDTAMVDSPDIWIKPLSDTSTTLPGGTQPYNTLDTTTDQKIFVRVRNTGNRQSFKEGNLRVFVAFTDEAYPAFPFPAKWTHWVDKIDEDPAINATLHNNVVTVAIADIPYIAGGSEHIFELEWKGIRENWDQWNPLNKKAYLLAHIAPFDGRDTELSRINLRNNKNLTCKPVNVTHFQAFSVDGTGTERPMPQDVYNLAVNPTGAPKAFRFAISNILETRLNGLKFTFEKKNKATGAVEQTVVYRKSGTTWSFDTAPTDGWVAAALTIVDSILSTPNYKNAKLEVTLTVDETVLEVTYDVSL; encoded by the coding sequence CTTAACGGCGACCTTATAAATGGAAATGATAAGTTTTTGAAAAATGTCGTAAATGAAAGTAACTCTTATTTTGACTTTATCGATCTGATTACGGGCTCGCATGGCACCGAAGTGGGGGGCGTTGCGGCGGCCAAAGCGCAGATGGCCTCAGGATTACCCTATGACGGAATCGCTGTTGTGGGCGTGGCGCCGAATTGCGCCTTATATACACTTGTCAACGACAACGCCATTTTCAGATTCATCTTCATGCATGGACTGGCAGGTCTTGAAACAACTGCAGGGAGCCCAACTCTCTTCCCCTCTTTTATCAACTCTTTGAACAGTGCGTATAACATCACCTCCGATCTACCTAGTATCTCTCCGCTTTTCAAAAAACGTAACACCACGGACCAATTCAAGAAGTTATATGAATTTCTCAACAACCATTACGTTGACATTTTCAATCTCAGTCTCAAGCTTCCAAATGGTGCTTCAGCCACTGGCGAGAATTATTCAAAGGTGTTTTTTAATGAAATTACGTTTCTGGGTCGAAACGGCAGGGGTTCTGTAATTGTAGTAGGAGCGGGGAACGATGGGGCCGATATCGAGCCTGCTCCTGGTGATTTCGCCAATGAAATGGCGGCAAGTAATAAAGCCTTCGTGGTCGGGGCGGTTTCAGTTGATGATGGCTATAACTGGATTACCGGCGCGCCTTCGCCTAATACCAAAAAGTCGTCTTACAGTAATTATGGAAACCGGATTGACATTTGCGCACCCGGTGGTGGTGGTGGCAGGGCAGGGCAGGAAAACAATGAGATATTCACTACCACTGTTAGGGGAGGCGGAGAGTTTCACGATGACAGTCCGCTGAAAATCAAACTTAAATCCAAATACAATAAGCAAGAAAAAACACCAGTTGACCCCCTTAAATACGCATGGGTCGCATTAGAATTCGACAACACAAATGGGATTTTCGCAGGCCAGTACCTGAGTTTCGGTGATTTTACGACTCCTAATGGGTATAGAAAATACCAGATATACCAAGACCCGGCGGTTGTGGCAGTTACCCACAACGTGGTGGTGGTGCCAGGTATGAAAAAAGCCGACTACAATATGCTCGTCGATGCTGCTGACTTTGCTGCTTCTCCGGTCACTCCACAGACCATTGTGGAATTCACCCCTCTTTACGCTAGGGTCACACAGGTATTTCCCGACAAGAAGTTATTGGAAGTCGACAATCTAAACGGTGCCTTTTCGGGCTCCAAGGTATTCATTGGCTCACTGGGAGACGTCTCTGTCGGACACTCCCGCACCATTGCGGCAAATGGCATAACCTCCGGGACAAGTACTATAAAACTGACTTCGAATGTCAATGCGTCTGTCGGTGATTTTGTGGTATTTGAGTCGAAATCCACCAAAGCGGTGACCATGAACTCGAGCGGCACGAAAGAGATTACGGTCCAAGATGTTGAGGGCTTTTTTGTAGGAGGTCGTGTTTATATAGAAAGCAGTAGCCCGTCCCTGCATCCTTTTTTTACCGGAGGGTCCATTGCTGGCATAGATGCCGCAACTAAGAAATTGACCTTCTCCCTCCCCCTTTCGTTTTCCAATGCCGTCCCGCCCGCGTCAGTTGACATATTGGTAAAAAATGACGCCACCGGCAATATCACTCCCAACTTTAACGGAACGTCGGCCGCCACGCCATTCGTTTCAGGTGTGGCAGCGCTGGTATTGACAGCCAATAAAGAACTGAGCGCAGCAGAAGTGAAGCATATCATCAAGAAAACCGCTTCCAGTGCTGCAACCACCTCCGGAGCGGGAATCCCCGCCTATTCTCCAAATGCGGATGGCTATCCTCACAGCGCGCACTACGGAACAGGTTTGGTGGATGCACAAGCTGCCGTGCAGTTGGCGCTCAATTGGCATACCGATCCCAACGTCCAGAAACCCGTCATGTCATTTTTCGACAAAGCGGATGGTAGCATCGTGCCGGATACCGCTATGGTCGACAGCCCCGACATTTGGATCAAACCCCTTTCTGACACCAGCACCACCTTGCCTGGAGGAACACAACCTTATAATACGCTGGACACGACCACAGACCAAAAAATCTTCGTTCGGGTGCGGAACACGGGGAACCGGCAAAGTTTCAAGGAGGGCAATCTTCGGGTCTTCGTCGCCTTTACCGATGAAGCCTATCCCGCTTTCCCATTTCCCGCCAAGTGGACGCATTGGGTTGACAAAATCGATGAGGATCCCGCAATTAACGCCACGCTTCACAACAACGTAGTAACGGTTGCAATAGCCGACATCCCCTATATAGCCGGTGGTTCTGAACACATCTTCGAATTGGAATGGAAAGGAATTCGTGAAAACTGGGACCAGTGGAATCCGCTGAATAAGAAGGCCTACTTACTGGCCCATATTGCCCCGTTTGATGGTCGTGATACCGAATTGAGCCGCATCAATCTCCGAAACAATAAAAACCTGACGTGCAAGCCCGTTAATGTAACGCACTTCCAAGCCTTTTCGGTAGACGGCACAGGTACTGAAAGACCTATGCCCCAAGACGTATACAATCTAGCGGTCAATCCTACCGGCGCGCCAAAGGCCTTTCGATTCGCCATTTCAAACATCCTCGAAACGAGACTGAACGGACTGAAATTTACGTTCGAAAAGAAAAATAAAGCGACGGGGGCCGTTGAGCAGACCGTCGTATACCGGAAGTCTGGAACCACTTGGTCATTTGACACCGCGCCCACTGACGGGTGGGTAGCTGCGGCCCTGACCATCGTCGACTCGATCCTCAGTACACCCAACTATAAGAATGCCAAACTGGAAGTCACGCTTACAGTGGACGAAACCGTACTTGAAGTTACTTATGATGTTTCCCTTTAA